A single Populus alba chromosome 7, ASM523922v2, whole genome shotgun sequence DNA region contains:
- the LOC118047893 gene encoding uncharacterized protein, whose protein sequence is MAEYICVLNKDTIIIKPAKKTPILLRMIVLVFAMVCGVYICSVCLKQISTNSKIKIQDIQVIERPSPDVDHENLQISTVHYPNPETFSRAECAQNPVRYFAILSMQRSGSGWFETLLNSHVNVSSNGEIFSVLDRRINISSITQTLDKVYNLDWFTSASKNECSAAVGFKWMLNQGVMQHHKEISDYFNRRGVSAIFLFRRNLLRRMVSVLANSYDRHAKLLNGTHKSHVHSTEEAETLAKYKPMINSTLLISDLKEVEITATKALEYFNSTRHIVLYYEDLIKNPTKLKDVQAFLGLPVMDLTSRQVKIHKGPLSDHVKNWEDINKTLDGTAYESFLQADY, encoded by the exons ATGGCTGAGTATATTTGTGTATTAAACAAG GATACGATAATCATAAAGCCCGCTAAGAAAACTCCCATTTTGTTAAGGATGATAGTTTTAGTGTTTGCAATGGTCTGCGGTGTTTATATCTGCTCAGTTTGTTTAAAGCAGATAAGTACcaatagtaaaattaaaattcaagatatCCAAGTCATTGAGAGGCCGTCTCCTGATGTTGACCATGAAAATTTGCAAATTTCTACTGTACATTATCCAAATCCTGAAACTTTTAGCAG GGCTGAATGCGCACAGAATCCTGTGCGGTACTTTGCTATATTATCGATGCAAAGATCTGGGAGTGGATGGTTTGAAACGCTGTTAAACAGTCATGTTAATGTAAGCTCAAATGGGGAGATATTTTCTGTTTTGGATAGGAGGAtaaatatttcatcaattaCACAGACTCTAGATAAAGTCTACAATTTGGACTGGTTCACAAGTGCTTCCAAGAATGAATGCTCCGCGGCAGTTGGCTTCAAGTGGATGCTTAATCAG GGAGTAATGCAGCATCACAAGGAAATATCAGACTACTTCAACCGCAGGGGTGTCTCTGCAATATTTCTGTTTCGAAGAAATCTACTACGTCGCATGGTTTCAGTTCTTGCGAATTCCTATGACCGTCATGCTAAGCTATTGAATGGGACCCACAAGTCTCATGTTCATTCCACAGAAGAG GCCGAAACACTTGCAAAATACAAGCCTATGATCAATTCCACACTGCTGATTTCTGATCTGAAGGAGGTTGAGATAACAGCTACCAAGGCTTTAGAATACTTCAACAGCACCAGGCACATTGTTCTGTACTATGAGGATCTCATAAAAAACCCCACA AAACTAAAAGATGTTCAAGCATTTCTAGGCCTTCCAGTGATGGATCTAACGAGCCGTCAGGTCAAGATACACAAAGGTCCATTGTCAGACCATGTTAAGAACTGGGAAGATATCAACAAGACACTGGATGGAACTGCATATGAGAGTTTCCTCCAAGCTGACTATTAA